The DNA region TTATTTAGCTCACACTCTAAGTTTCTGATTTTTCCTTCTCTTTTGAAGGTTTTGATCTTGCCGTTTACGATGATGGCAATTCCGGCAGAGTCGTAGCCTCTATACTCAAGCCTTTTTAGTCCGTCTAGAATGATGTTTTTTGCATTATCTTTACCGATATAGCCTACAATACCGCACATAAGTCTAGGATTCTCCTTTAAATTTTGTGAAAGTATAGCACAGGGGGTAAGTTGTGAGAGATTACCTTTGTGAGGATACGATAGCTGCGATAGGGACTCCTATCGGCAGGGGTGCCATAGGAATCGTCAGGATTTCCGGGAAGGACTCCCTCAGGATACTTCAGGAGATGTTCCGGACAAAATCCGGAGAGAGGAAGGAGCACTTTGATAGCAGAAAGATGTATTACGGCGTTGTCGTTGATAGCTCTGGAGAGCCGATAGATGAGGTTCTTACCGTTTATATGAGAGCTCCAAAAACTTTCACGGGAGAGGACATCGTTGAGATTCACAGCCACGGAGGTATAGTTGTTGTAAGGAAGATTTTAAGGGAAGTTTTAAGGCGGGGAGCTCGCCTTGCAGAGCCCGGCGAGTTTACAATGAGAGCTTTCATTCACGGGAAAATAGACCTCGTTCAGGCGGAGGCTATAAACGAGCTCATCAACGCTACGAGCGAAGTGTCCGCTAAGGTCGCTCTAAAACACTTAGAAGGAGAGCTCTCCAAAAAAATTAAGCTTTTAAGGGACAAGCTCCTTGAGGCAAAGGCCTACATTGAGGCTGCTGTAGACTTCCCTGAGGAAGAGGTTGAGATAATAGAATCTGGAGAGGTAAAGAGGAGAATTCAGGAAGTCCTAAACGGAATAGAGAAACTCCTTTCTACTTATAGAGATGGTCGCATTATTAAGGAGGGAATAAAAGTTGCAATAGTTGGTAGGCCTAACGTTGGAAAGTCTTCGCTCCTTAACGCAATCCTTCAAGAAGAAAGGGCCATCGTTACCGAAGTTCCCGGCACTACGCGGGACATTATTGAGGAAACGGTAACTTTGGAAGGTGTTCCTATCAGGCTCATTGATACGGCGGGAATAAGGGAGTCTTCTGATGTAGTTGAAAGAATAGGAATAGAGAGAAGCCTTAGGAGCATTGAAAGAGCGGACGTAATTCTTTTCGTTATTGACGGCTCTTGCGGATTTACAGAGGAAGATTTAAAAGTTTCTGAGATGCTGAGAGGGAAGGAAAATGTCATTCTTGTCCTTAATAAGAAGGATTTGGGTCTTAAGGTGAAGTGTGGAGAGGTTTCGGATTGGAGGTGCGTTGAGATAAGTGCTAAAAGTGGGGAGGGAATTAAGGAGCTTGCTACTGAAATCGTTAACATGGTTCTTTTAGATCCTGAAACTGTTTTGAAGGGAGATGACGTTCTCATAACGAGTGAAAGGCACAGAGAGCTTTTAGAGAAAGCCCGAGATTCGCTCATAAAAGTCGTTAACAGCATTGAGGCAGGTTTTGAGTCTCCTGAGTTTCTCTCTATGGATATTGACGCAGCTTTAAATGCCCTTGGAGAGATAGTCGGTCAGGTGACAACGGAGGACATGCTTGATATAATCTTCTCCCGATTCTGTATAGGGAAGTAAGATGGGGAAAAACAGGAATGACAGACTTCAGGTAATAGTCATTGAGGATGAACTCGCCAACAGGGTAAAGCGCTTTTTCATTTCAAAAAAGCTTATCGTTTTCTCTTTACTCTTCTCCGTTGTTTTCACCCTCAGTGTTACCGTATACGCCGTTTTCATAACCTACAAGTCCAACCGCTATTATTCCACTTCTACTAAGGAGCTCAAGGAGCTCCGCTCTAAAGTAGCTCAGCTTGAAAAGGAAAACGCTAACTTAAGGTCTCGTGTAGCTTCACTTGAGCAGGAGAAGGAAGAAACAATTGAAGAGCTTGCAAGGAGGATAGAGATAATAGACTCCATTATGAAAAGGGTAGGGATTGAAGTTTCTCAAACAGAGGGAGAGGGTGGACTTGCCCTTCCTCTTGATAAGCTACTGGAAAAAGAGAGCTCTGGAGTTAACTTTTCCGACGTCATTCCCGGTATTGACTACCTCATAGAGAACTTCAAGACAACTCCTCTTGGCTATCCAACTTACGGCAGGATAACCTCTGACTTTGGGCTCAGGCGTAATCCTGTCACGGGAAGACTTGAGTTTCACTTGGGCGTTGATATAGCTGACAAGTGGGGGACACCGGTTAGAGCTCCAGCCGACGGCGTCGTTATAAAGGCGGGATGGTGTGGCCTTATGGGAAAGTGTCTTGAGATAAGGCACAACAGGGACATAGTAACCTACTACGGCCACTTGGCAAAGCTCCTTGTAAAAAAGGGTGATAGGGTAGAGAGGGGACAGATTATAGGCCTTATGGGGAACAGCGGAAGGAGTACGGGGCCACACTTGCACTACACTATAAAATTTAGAAACAGAATTATGAACCCCCACGACTTTATGGAGGTTCTTGCAAATGCTAAAGAGGAAAGAGTCAGAAAACATAGACGAAATCAAGAGCATCTTAGCCGAAGGTTTAAAAATTGAGGGAAACATCTACGCCGAAGGGAAAATAAGGATAGACGGAGAGGTTACGGGCGACGTTAGGGGAAAGTTTGTAATCCTTGGACAGTCGTCAAAGATAAACGGTAACGTTTACGCAGAAGTTGTTGTAGCTATGGGGAACATTGAAGGTAACGTTGAGGCTAAGAAACTTGATGTAAAAGCTTCTGCAAAGATAAAGGGAGACGTTGTTGCAGAAAACTTTTCCGTTGAGCCGGGAGCAAGCCTTCACGGTTTAGTAAAGGTGGGGAGCTACAGGGAGTTTTCTGAAAATACCTTAGAGAGCTCTTCAGCAGGAACTAAGGAATAAGAACTTACCCTGTCAGCGAGAACGGGAATTTTCTCAAGGTACCTTATTAACTCATCTAAGGAGGTGCTTTCTCTAACGAAAATAGCTCTACCTCCTAAGGGAGAGCCCGCTTCTTTTATGTTTTTTATCCTAATGTAACCTACTCCCTTTAACGACAGGTAGCCTGTCGTGTAATCTGGGTCGTCTGAAACGCAGAGCTCTCCAAGGACAGCAGGATAGTTCAAAATCTTTGTTGAGAGCGTCAGGGCTTCCTTAAAGTTCTCGGTAAACCTTTCTCCTGTAAGCTCTCGGAGTTTCCTTTCTGCTTCTTTCGTTATGTCAAGGTAAGAGGCCCTTACTCCTCTGAATTTGTCCGGTTCAAGCCTTTTACCAGAGGGAACTTCAACAATCATCGCTCCTCTCATCGTTTTTCCGTCTGGGGCAGGTCCAGAAAGGAGCTCCCTGTAAACTCTAAGGCCAAGCTCTACTGGGATAGGAGAAAGAGAGAAGAGCTCCTTTAATACTCTTTCAGCACTGTAGTTTCCCGTTACCTCAATGACGGGGAGTAAAGTAAGCCTTAAAGGCTCCTCAGAAAGAAGTTCAACTTTTAGGTTGATAAAGTCGGGTTTTCCTTTAGAGTGGTTGAGAGCTCTCCTTACAAGTTCTCCTGCAACTTTTTCAATTTCTTCTTCTCTGACTATCCTTTCTGCGCCGGAAATGTGGTGACCGGCAGCAGAGCTCCTCATCTTTACGCTATAGAGCTTCTCCATCTCTCTCTAACTTAACTTCTAAGGGGGTTCTAAACCAAACATCGCTCTGAGGGAAGGGAATCTCTATACCGTTTTCTCTAAAGAGCTTTATTATCTTTTCGTGGAGAATGGACTTTATGCCAAAGGCAAGGTCTTTCTTCTCAACGTAGTATATGAGCTTGAAAATTAGCGCGCTGTCTCCGAACTGGGTAAAATAAACAGCTGGTGGGGGATTTTTTAGAATACCTTCAACTCCCTCAGTTGCTAAAAGGAGGAGTTCCTTCACTTTCTCAATGTCTGAACCGTAGGCTACTCCTACTTCTACAAAGTCTTTAACTCTTGGGTCTGGGTAGAGTGAGTTTTCAATAATTCCTTCAGTGAGTTTAGAGTTTGGAATGGTTATTAGATTGTTTCCTGTAATAGTCAGTATTCTTGTCGTCCGCAGGCCTATGTCGTAAACGTAGCCTTCAACGTCAATATCCTTTATGTAAACCCTGTCTCCTATGCGGAACTGCCGGTCGGTAACGAGCAGAACTCCAGAGATAAAGTTGCTTATCGTATCCTTTGCAGCTAAACCGACTGCTAAAGAGCCGACTCCAAGGGACGTTACTAAGGAAGTAACGTTAAATCCGAGCCTGTCAAGGATAGCGATGGCTGCTATCACAAAGACGAAGATTTTCATGAGTTTTGAAATCATAGAGTAGTAGGTATCTATTAACGGTGTCTCCGACGGGGAAACCTTTGCCTTCATTCCCTGTGAGAACTTCTCAAGGACGATGTCAAGAACCTTAGAGGCAACAAAGGAGAGTATGCATACGTAGAGGACGAAAAAGACGTTGTTTATGACCTCCGTTGTCTGAGCCGGCAGAGGGAGCTGAACTATGGCCAAGTTGAAAAATAGCAGGGCGAAAAAGTAGGAAACCCATACAGAGAGCCTTATGAGGAGCTTTTCGACTTTTGATAGTTTCTCATCCCGCGAGAAAAACTTAAGTAGCAGCTTAGTTATAAACTTCTTTGACCAGAGGGAGAGTATGGAAAGGAGAACGAATAGCAGGACGAATGCATACTCAAATTCGAACTTCATTGCGGCCTCTTAAGAAAAGTCTTTACTTGAGAGTATAAACGTTACTGGTCCATCGTTTACTATGTGAACCTTCATATCTGCTCCAAATATGCCCGTCTTCACAGGGACGCCAAGTTCTCTACACTTTTCAACAAAGCGGTGGAACATCTGTTCTGCCTTTTCTGGGTCTTCGGATGATTGAAAGCTTGGTCTCCTTCCTTTCCTACAGTCAGCGGCCAAAGTGAAGTTCGGAACAACGAGGAGCTCCCCTCCTATCTCTTTCAGCGACAGGTTCATCTTCCCAGCAGAGTCCTCAAAAATCCTGAGGTTGACGATTTTGTCTGCCATCTTGTCTATGTAGGAATTTATGTCCCCTTTCTCAAAGCCCACGAGAGCAACGATTCCCTGTTTTATTTCCCCTACGGTTTCTCCTCCTACAACTACCTTACCGCTTAGGACTCTTTGAATTACCACTTTCATCTTTTACCCCTGAGCCCACAAATGTTTTACTCCGTCAACTATGAACTGAGAGCCGAGGGAGCCTACAAAGAGCCCGAATACCCTAACTGTAACGTTTATACCCGTAGGCCCCATTCTTTGAGCCAAGTAGGCTGCGTTTTTCAGGACAAAATATACAACAAGGGCTGTAATTGTCAGAGCTGCAAATAGCGAAGCTTCTTGGAAGACTCCGTGTGATTCCTCTTTGAAGATGAGGACGGTTGTAAAAGCCGCTGGACCAAAAAGGATTGGGATCCCAATTGGAATAACCGATATATCCTCCTTCTCGACGGCTGCATCCCTTTCTTCTTTTGTATGCTTAGTCTTTGGTGGATAGGCCTGAAGCATCTGAAAAGCCATGTGGAGAAGGATTAAACCGCCAAAAATCTTTATGCTGAAGATGTTTATTCCCATCAAGTTGAGGAGGGCGTCTCCTGCAAAGAAGGTAACGAGGGCAGCTATGAATACAGTGATGGAGCTCCTAAAAGCAACTTCCTCTATAGCTCGTTTTCCTTCAACTAAACCGGCGACAATTATGGCAGCAAATATGGGGTCAACAATAACGAGGATTGATATTAAGTACTTTAGGAACTCCACGTCCCACTCCATAGGTAGTTAAGAAGAGTAAACGCAAAGATGGTTAGGCTGATGTAGCCGTTTAAGTTAAAGAATGCGTAGTTTATTTTAGTCCTATCGCGAGAAATGATGGCATGCTCCTTAGCCATGAGAAAGGCTGAAATTGCTAGACCTATGTAGTAGGGTATTCCAAGTCCCTCACTTACTCCAACGTATATAAGTCCTAAAAGGGTTAAAACGTGGAAAACCTTCGAAAGGAGGAGTGCCTTTCTCTCTCCAAGGACTGCTGGGATTGAATAAAGACCTTCCTTCCTGTCAAACTCAACGTCCTGAAGTGCGTAAATGATGTCAAATCCTGCTACCCAGAGTCCCACGGAGGCAGACAGAATAAAGGCCGTTAAACTTACTCCTCCCGTTACTGCAACCCATGCTCCTAAGGGAGCAAGAGCTATTGCAATTCCGAGAACTATGTGGCACAGGTAGGTAAAGCGTTTTGTAAAGGAGTAGAGAACCAGAATAAAGATAGCAATAGGCGATAACTTAAGGGCTAAAGGGTTAAGTTTATAAGCTCCAAGGATCATAAGGGCGAAACCTACTACTGCAAGAGCTAAAGCCTCAGATTTTTTCACGATTCCCCTTGGAATGTGCCTGTTGGCTGTTCGTGGATTTTTGGCGTCAATTTCAGCGTCAATCAGCCTGTTTAGGCTCATAGCTGCTGTTCTTGCTCCGAATAGAGCTACAACAATCCAGAAAGTTTGGTAAGGGCTTGGAAAGCCGTGAGCAGCAATGAGTGCTGCTGTCAGCGCAAAGGGCAGGGCGAAGACCGTATGTTCAACCTTTATCATTTCCATGTAGGTTTTGATTCTTTCAAGCATCTTTACACCTTAAATGAGCTTAATGCACTCGCCGATATGGTTAAATACGTAGTCTGGTCTCAGTTCGGGGGTAACTTCTTCTAAGATGGCTGTATCTTTGTACTTTCCGCTTAAGACGAACACGGTTTTAAATCCTGTGACCTTTTTTCCTTCGGCAAGGTCCGTAAATGGGTCGTCGCTTACCATGTAGACCTTTTGAGGATCACTTATTCCTAGAAGCTCAAAGGCTCTTTCAAAATACTCCTTTGAAGGTTTGCCAAAAGAAATTACTGGCTTGTTAGCAGCGTAGGAGAGTGCTGTAGCAATTGCTCCAACGCTTGGACCAACAAGACCGTCGGGATCTAAGATGAGCCTGTTCATGTGGAATGAGAAGAGCTTTGCACCGTTAACGACAAGCGCAGAAGTTGCCGTTTTGAGTTTCCCGTAATTAATCTCTCTATCCCTTCCTACAACAACGGCATCTACATTGTGGTCGTCCCTTACTTCAAAGCCTTCTTCTTTAAAGAATTCCTTTATCTTCTCAGTTCCCATAAAGTAGATAGATCTTACGCCTTCCCTCTTTAAGAAGTTGCTCGCTAGGAGGCTTGGTGAGAGGAGTTTTTTCTCGTTTACGTTGAAACCTTTCTCTCGGAGTATTTCTATTAGACGTCTCGGCTTTTCGGTTGAGTTGTTTGTAGCAACAATCCAAGGGATACCTCTTTCGTCAAGTATCTTTGTAAACTCAAGGGCTTCAGGTATTGGAGTGTAGCTTTTATCCTTTACAAGAGTTCCCTCAAGGTCAAGGAGAAACCCTACCATTTTTAACCTCCTCTAGTCCGTGGGAGATAACTGCAGCGCCAATTGTATCACCAAGAACGTTAACTGCCGTCCTACACCTGTCAAGGAACCAGTCAACAGCCAAAATGATACCTATTCCTTCTACCGGAATGCCGACGGACTGGAGAACTAAAACCATTGTAACGAGTCCTGCTTCGGGAATTCCAGCAGCTCCAATTGCCGCAAGTGTGGCCGTTAAAAAGATAATAAGGTAGTGGGTAAGCTCAAGGTTGATTCCGTAGCTTTCGGCTATAAATATGACTGCGACGGCCTCGTAAAGTGCCGTCCCATCCATGTTTATAGTAGCTCCAAGAGGTAGGGTAAATTCTGCAACTGTCTTTTTAACGCCACTTCCAACAACTTCTTTAAGGGTAACCGGCAACGTGGCAGAAGAGGAAGCTGTTGCAAATGCCGTTATAAGGGCTTCTTTTACTTTTCCTATATAAGCGTATGGATTTTTACGGATAAAGAAGTAGTAGATTGCAGGAAGAATTAGAAAGGCATGAATTCCCAAAGCTAAGAGGACGGTTAAAACATACTTGCCAAGAGAAATTAGAAGGGGAACTATTGCCTTTGCGCCACCAATAGAGGCTACCTTTGCAGCAATAAGGGAGAAGATTCCTAAGGGGGCAAAGTTGATAATCCAGCCTGTTAGCTTTAGTATTGAAGCATCAAGCTCTGAGATGAGCTTGTGGAGGAGGGGCTTTTCTTCCCACTTGATGGACAGGACTGCAAGTGAAAACAGCATCGTTGCAACTATGATTCCAAGAACGTTAAAGTCAACTAACGCTTTAAAGAGGTTTGGAGGTAGGAGGTTGGTAAGGAGCTCCTTTAAACTAAAGCTCATCTCCCTGTTAAATGAACTGTCTCCGTTGAGGGAAAAACCAACTCCCGGTTTTATCAGAATGACCGTTATTATTCCAATTGCCACAGCTATTGACGTTGTCATCGTGTAGTAGAGGAGAGCTCTCACTCCCACGCTTTTAAACTTCTCTATGGTTTTCATGTTTAAAATTGCGCTTGCTATTGAGACAATAATTAAAGGCAGAACGACCATTTTAAGGGCGTTTAGAAAGAGTTCTCCAATAAAGGCCGTCTTTAGAGAGAGCTCCGGCAAGAACCCTCCTGCTAAGAAACCCCCTACTACTCCAAGAGCCATGTAGGTCAAAAACTTTCCCTTTCTCACTCTTTACCTCCGTAAGTCTAACTCTGTGAAATTTTACCTTGTGATATAATTAAAAAAGTTAACTTTGGTCTTTGAAAGTTGAATAGGGCTAACGGGGCATAATTCAGCTTACTGAAACTTTTTGCTCTAATAGGCTCTTTTTCAAGGAGTTACAGAATTTGATGGAAATCTCAAGTTCTGGAGATATTGATTTTCAATGTTTCCAATTTTTTGCTGTTGAAATGCCCGAAAAAGTGAGCGGGATTGCGACTTTGCTGGGTTAATCCAAAGTTCTTCAAACTCCCTTTTACTCTTGTTGAAATGCCCGAAAAAGTGAGCGGGATTGCGACGCCGGCCTTCGGGCTCCTAACCCTACTCTTCGCGCCTCAAGTTGAAATGCCCGAAAAAGTGCGGGATATATTCTTCACAGGGAGAGTCTGAGAGGGGACAAAATTTCCTTCACCCTGTCAGATTTTTCTTTAGAGACTCGTTATCCTAAAAGTGAAGGCTAAAGAACGATTGAAAGGTGATAAGTTGGGCTCTGACTGGAAGATGAGAAAGTCCATCTTTGTGGTAACTCCATCGGTTGTTATTAAAAAGGACGGAAACGCCCTCATTTTTGAGCTAAAGGGGAAGAGGGAAAGACTCCCAATTGGAGTAGTTGAGCACCTTTTCCTCTTTGTGGGAATTGAAATAACGACAAAAGCTTTAAGGTTTCTTCTTTCAAACGGACGCTATGTCTTTTACCTTAATTCTTTCGGAAAACTTGTTGATCTTTCTGTTCTTAAGCTTTTAACAAGTAACAACGGTTTAAGAGCTCTCCAATAATAAATGGGAGGAAACTGTGAGACTGCGGAGTTCTTTACACTTCCGTCAGGCTTTTATCTCCCAGTTTGGACTTCTATTTAAAGACTGGAGGACAACTGTTATAACGGGTTTTGTTCTCGTTCTTCTTTCTCTGATTGCCGGCTGGATTCCCGACGGTTTAACTGCCTTCCTTTTTGACGGGGAGAGGGAAAAAGGAATTAAGATGCTTGCCATTAGCTTGGGTCTTTTAGCTTTTCTTTTGCTTCTCGGCTGGTGGGTTTCAAAAAGGGGAAACTTTGACGTTAATGTTAAAAAGCCAGAAAAGAAAAAAGTTCTTGTTCTATTCTTAAGCCCAGTTAGAGGAAAAGAGGAGGACTTAACTTCTCTTGTTTCGGGAGAACTCTCCTTTAAGGCAGTTGACGGCTCACCTTTTAGAAATTGGGAGGTGCCCCTTAGGGCGATAGCCTATCATGGTGAAAAGCTTGAAAGGTTGATAGTTCTAACTTCCCCTCAGAGCTCCAAGCAATTTGCTCTCTTTAAGAAGCTTGCTTCTTCTTTCTTTAAAGGGGATTCCCGTCTTCTTTCCGTTTTGGAGAAAGCTCAGGAAGTCAAAATAAACGACTTTGAGGACATAGAGGAGGTTTTTGGAGCTCTTAACTCTATTTATCAACGTCTTAGCGAGGATGGTTACAAAGATAGGGACGTAATAGTTGACGTTACAGGAGGACAGAAAACCGTTTCAATTGCCGGAGCTTTTATGACTCTTTATAGGGGAAGGGAATTTCAGTACATCTCTACCAACGACAAGGAGAACATCAAGTCCTACGACATTGAGTTTGTTCCAGAAGATTGAGATTCTGTATAATCTAACTACATGGTCTTTGAAAACTGAATAGGGCAGAAGGGGCATAGTTCAGTATACTGAAACTTTTTGCTCGGAAGTGCTAATTTCCAATGAGTTATAGAGTTTGATGGAAAACTTAAGTTCTGGAGACCTTGATTTCCAATACTTCCAATTTTTTGCTGTTGAAATGCCCGAAAAAGTGGACGGGATTGCGACTAGTCATAGTATTGTGGACGCTCCCTCTTTGGAAGGAGCTCCCAGGTTGAAATGCCCGAAAAAGTGGACGGGATTGCGACGGCTTGTAAACAATAATACACATATCGCCCTCCTTAAATTGGTTGAAATGCCCGAGAAAGTGAGCGGGATTGCGACTTGTCAGTATCTTCTGGTGTGTTGTTCTCCGCGTCGCACTTACTTGAAATGCCCCAAAAAGTGAAGGGGATTGCAATTGCATTCCTGCCTGAACAATGTAGTGCTTAGGCAGGTAAACAAGTTGAAATGCCCGAAAAAGTGAGCGGGATTGCGACGTTAGGGACGAATATTGCCTTAGCCCCACGGGCTAATAACTCTTGGTTGAAATGCCCTAAAAAGTGAGAGGGGTCTGTTTCTAAGGGAAGGAGTTTGAAGGAAGGGGAAAAAGAGAAGGTTTTATTTTCAAGGGGGGAGTTTGAGGGGGGATTCTGTCCCCCTCACTACCAAATGCACCAAAAAGTGAAGGGGATTGTCAGATTTTTGTCCTTTATTTCGTTATTTTTAACTGAGAACCCAATTTAAGGGTAGAGATGGACATACTGATTTACCTTCTCTTTGGCTTTTGGGGATGGTTCTGGTGGAAGTTTATTTTTAATGGAAGTGAAGAAGACGATGAAGAGCTCTACAACAGCTTTATGGAAGACAATGATGATGTATTTTCTTTCAAGAGTCTATTTGAGAGCTCCGACGACGAAGATGATATATTCTAAAAGGGATGGAAATAAAGAAGTTTAACGACGAGCACCTGACAGAGTTTGAGAAGTGGGTGATTCTTAGAAAGGGAACTGAACCTCCCTTTACGGGTAAGTACTGGAATCACTTTGAAGAGGGGACTTACCACTGTAAAAGATGTGGAACTCCCCTCTTTAAAAGCGAGCATAAGTTCCTCTGCTACTCCGGCTGGCCTTCATTTGACGCCTGCATAGAGGGGACAGTTAGGGAAATCCCTGAAGAGTTTCCCGACGACCGGATAGAGATAGTTTGCGCCAACTGTGGAGCTCACCTTGGACACGTCTTCTACGGTGAAGGATTTACTGAAAAGAACAGAAGATACTGCGTTAATTCAGTTTCTCTCAAATTTGTTCCAAAGGAAAAAAGCAAGTAAGTTTTGCCAGTCTTCTAGCGATTTAGATAAAACGGATACGCTGACTCAACTGTCAAGATTACAGTCTGCTTGTTCAAACATTTTCTACCTCTCCCAGGTTGTAGACAGGCCTGTAGTCCTTTAAGGGTTTGAAGTAGCTCCATACAGTTACGTCCCAGTAGTTACCAACGGCCATTCCGAGGGCAAAAGCGATTGGGTTTGGGACGCTCATTACAAGGTGAAACTTTTTGTGGCCCTTAGCGTATATTCTGTTAAAGGCTTCGTAGATTTCTGCAACTACCTCTGCCCAGTCAAGGTCTAAGGGTAAGCTTCCCTTTAGCTCGGGGGCGTTAACGTAGAAAAAGTCTGCGTTAAACTTTTGAGAGAGCTCCTCTCCCTTACTCCTTGTCTCGTGGGAGGCAACCTGTAGGGCTATAACGGCCGTATCGCTTCCTCTTACTTCTTCCTCTACCTCAATAAAGGAGAGCTTCCTCTTCCTCCTCTTTATCCTCCTGCTGTCTTTCCTTAGGTCAATTACCCTGTGGTAGCTTCCGTTCTCAAAGTGATAAACGGCAACGGGCACTTTTCCGGTTCCGATAACAGCTCCAGCTCCCAAAGAGAAAGTGATCGGAGCTTTAAGTGCAACGTGGAGAGAAAGGTCAGGTAGGAACTCTTTTAGCTTTAAAACCTTCTCCCTTATCGGTAGAAAGAGCTCCCTCCAGTCTCTATCGTGGGGAAGGAAGGTTGGAAGTTCTACGATTAGTTTTTCTTCGTCTAAAAGACCTTTTAAAGGTTTAAAACCTACATTCTTGCAGAAGATTTCAAAATTTGGGATGTTTTCTTCCCTTTTTCCGGTGGCTATTAACAGGGGGATGTCCTTTTCTTCCTTAGAGAAGAACTCTTTTATCTCATGAATGTTCCCTTCGGCTATTAAGAACTTTCCTTCTTTCGTTGCAACCTCTTCCTTTTCTTTGGCGTTTTCGGCTTTAAAGTTCCCCTTAGGTAGGAGTTTGCCTGAAAGGATAACTCTCTTGGGGAGCTCCCCGTAAAGAAGGGCGTAGGCGAGGGGAGCTTGAAAGGACTCTCCAGAAAACTCCCTATTGTAGAAGAAACCGAACTCCTTTTGAGTGACTTCTTTTACTTGAGAGAGCTCTTCCTTAGGAGAGAATGTTTTATCGCTTAAAAAGGCCAAGGCTTTAATTAAAACTCCTTCCTTTTCATTAATGGCCGGAAAAGAGAACTTAACTGGAGGAGAAAGGGGTGTAATGTTAAAGAGCTCTTTAAAGATTTCTTTCACCTCCTCAAAGGAGAACCTTTCAAAGAGTCCTTCTACTGCTTTAAAGCTTACTTCAGGCCTTTTACATTTAACCGCCGTTGCGATTTCCTCTTTCTCAAGTTCAACTTCTCCCCTCTTCCAGCCTTCAAGGTAACTTAAGACTGTAGAAAACTTTTCCTTTTCAAGAAGTCTTAAAAGGTAGCTCATAGTTACTCTCCTTCTTTTACCTTGAGAGTAAGGTGTTTAAGAGCTCTAAAAAGCTTTTCTGTGACAGAGAGAATTGTGATGTCTGAGAGCTTACCTACAAAGAGGGTGAACTCTTTTCCATTTATGGAGACTGAGAGTTTTCCGGTTTTACCTAAGAACTTTTCGTCAAGGAGGAGCTCCGCCTTCTTTTCTTCTGGGACGTAGATGAGCTTTCCAAATGGAAGGTTGACTACGTTTTGGGTTGCGTCTGCTGCTAAGAGGAGAGAGGAGAGCTCCTCAAGCTCTTCCCTTAAGGGCTTTACTATGACGAGCCTTTCTTCCTCTTCATCTAAGGAGAGTAAAAGGGCTTCGTACAGCCACCTGTGGCGTTCAAACTCTATTCTTTTAAACTCCTTGTGAACCTCGTCTTCGTAGCCTCTTCCCCTTTTTTCCTCAGGGATTTCCCCCTCATCGGCAAGAACTGACTGGATTATCCTTAA from Phorcysia thermohydrogeniphila includes:
- a CDS encoding UbiA-like polyprenyltransferase encodes the protein MLERIKTYMEMIKVEHTVFALPFALTAALIAAHGFPSPYQTFWIVVALFGARTAAMSLNRLIDAEIDAKNPRTANRHIPRGIVKKSEALALAVVGFALMILGAYKLNPLALKLSPIAIFILVLYSFTKRFTYLCHIVLGIAIALAPLGAWVAVTGGVSLTAFILSASVGLWVAGFDIIYALQDVEFDRKEGLYSIPAVLGERKALLLSKVFHVLTLLGLIYVGVSEGLGIPYYIGLAISAFLMAKEHAIISRDRTKINYAFFNLNGYISLTIFAFTLLNYLWSGTWSS
- a CDS encoding HAD-IIA family hydrolase yields the protein MVGFLLDLEGTLVKDKSYTPIPEALEFTKILDERGIPWIVATNNSTEKPRRLIEILREKGFNVNEKKLLSPSLLASNFLKREGVRSIYFMGTEKIKEFFKEEGFEVRDDHNVDAVVVGRDREINYGKLKTATSALVVNGAKLFSFHMNRLILDPDGLVGPSVGAIATALSYAANKPVISFGKPSKEYFERAFELLGISDPQKVYMVSDDPFTDLAEGKKVTGFKTVFVLSGKYKDTAILEEVTPELRPDYVFNHIGECIKLI
- a CDS encoding dicarboxylate/amino acid:cation symporter, giving the protein MRKGKFLTYMALGVVGGFLAGGFLPELSLKTAFIGELFLNALKMVVLPLIIVSIASAILNMKTIEKFKSVGVRALLYYTMTTSIAVAIGIITVILIKPGVGFSLNGDSSFNREMSFSLKELLTNLLPPNLFKALVDFNVLGIIVATMLFSLAVLSIKWEEKPLLHKLISELDASILKLTGWIINFAPLGIFSLIAAKVASIGGAKAIVPLLISLGKYVLTVLLALGIHAFLILPAIYYFFIRKNPYAYIGKVKEALITAFATASSSATLPVTLKEVVGSGVKKTVAEFTLPLGATINMDGTALYEAVAVIFIAESYGINLELTHYLIIFLTATLAAIGAAGIPEAGLVTMVLVLQSVGIPVEGIGIILAVDWFLDRCRTAVNVLGDTIGAAVISHGLEEVKNGRVSP
- a CDS encoding CRISPR-associated endonuclease Cas1, which translates into the protein MKGDKLGSDWKMRKSIFVVTPSVVIKKDGNALIFELKGKRERLPIGVVEHLFLFVGIEITTKALRFLLSNGRYVFYLNSFGKLVDLSVLKLLTSNNGLRALQ
- the msrB gene encoding peptide-methionine (R)-S-oxide reductase MsrB produces the protein MEIKKFNDEHLTEFEKWVILRKGTEPPFTGKYWNHFEEGTYHCKRCGTPLFKSEHKFLCYSGWPSFDACIEGTVREIPEEFPDDRIEIVCANCGAHLGHVFYGEGFTEKNRRYCVNSVSLKFVPKEKSK
- a CDS encoding SAVED domain-containing protein — its product is MSYLLRLLEKEKFSTVLSYLEGWKRGEVELEKEEIATAVKCKRPEVSFKAVEGLFERFSFEEVKEIFKELFNITPLSPPVKFSFPAINEKEGVLIKALAFLSDKTFSPKEELSQVKEVTQKEFGFFYNREFSGESFQAPLAYALLYGELPKRVILSGKLLPKGNFKAENAKEKEEVATKEGKFLIAEGNIHEIKEFFSKEEKDIPLLIATGKREENIPNFEIFCKNVGFKPLKGLLDEEKLIVELPTFLPHDRDWRELFLPIREKVLKLKEFLPDLSLHVALKAPITFSLGAGAVIGTGKVPVAVYHFENGSYHRVIDLRKDSRRIKRRKRKLSFIEVEEEVRGSDTAVIALQVASHETRSKGEELSQKFNADFFYVNAPELKGSLPLDLDWAEVVAEIYEAFNRIYAKGHKKFHLVMSVPNPIAFALGMAVGNYWDVTVWSYFKPLKDYRPVYNLGEVENV